GATCGAGCGAGTGTTTGCCTCTGGGGTAGCAGCTCGTCTGCGGAGCCAGTGGGACCGCAGCGAGGGCTTGGGTCAAAACGACAAAGCCCTCCGGTTCCTCAGCCAGGACTTTGAGTCTCTCCGAGCCCAGTGTCTAAAGTCTGGCTGTCTGTTTGAAGACGAGGCATTTCCTCCTCAACAGTCCTCGCTAGGCTTTAAGGAGCTGGGACCACGATCCTCAAAAACACAAGGGGTACGCTGGATGAGACCTACGGTGAGACAGTTCGACAAGGTCCTGTACTACCTCACCTCACTGGGGGCGCTAAGCCCTCCTAGCCCTTGCCTTACTCCGTACATCTCTGTGGCCCCCCCAGGAGTTTTGTTCTGATCCTCACTTCATTGTAGACGGAGCCACTCGCACAGATGTTTGTCAGGGATCTCTTGGTGAGTCACGTCTGCCATGTGTGAGAGACTAAGTGTGTGTCTCCTAActgtgtttgattgtgtgtgtacatgatgtgtgtgtgtgtggttgcgtgCGATCGTTTGCGTGTCTTCTGACTGACAGTCCTGCGGGCTGTAAAAGAGACAAGAAGACATGCTTACATTGATTGTTacaaatattttcaaatatGTATTGTTGCCTTGTGTACCTTGTGTACCACAGACATAGTCCTTGTGTCTCCTGAAAGGTGCCATTTAGAAATGTaagttattatttgtattattaaatGTTATGGAAAGaggattttttctttcttcatcaTTTTGTCTTAACATCATTGGCACAGGTGACTGTTGGCTACTGGCTGCCATAGCCAGTCTAACCTTAAATGAGACCCTACTGCACAGGGTGGTTCCCCATGGTCAGAGCTTCCACCAGCAGTATGCAGGGATCTTTCACTTCCAGGTACTAAAGCACCGTCCCTCTCTCAAcaatgtgatgtcactgagcagTGAGGCTGTATTCCTTACTTTTACATCCTGTAAAAAGTCAGCCACATGTTTACTCAAATGCATGCATCTGCGCAACAACTGTTGTGACATATCAGCTCTTTGGTTAATGAATGAGATCCATTTTGAGATTTGCGTCAAATCACTTCATTTCAATTGAATAAAACCCTACTCCTAAATTATCATGTCAAGAATACCAGTGCCAGTGTACCCCaacccacacccctcctcctgccctgcctctctgggCTGTGAGCATGCAGTGGACAGCTATATATACAGGCAGTATTTATAGATGGACATGAAGACTGTCTTTTAGAATAGCCATGCTAAGGGCAGGGCAAGCAGCACCCTGCTGCCAGAttccagcccagtccagcagCTCGCCTCTCTTGGACCCTGCTTTCCACTTGGTCAGACAGGCGTGTGTGACGCTTCTCTAGCACAGATCAGACTTTTCACACAGCACCGTACAGTAATTAGCCCCCTGCTAACTTCTAAGTGATTTCTTGGCGAGAAAAATCAAGCCTGCTCAGGAGCAAAACCATATAGCTTTGGGCTAATGTTGATGCTAGTTCAGTATTGTGTGCTAATGAACAGTCGCTTAGCGTTagggccacagccgtgccctgGTTTTTCCTCTAGTGTATTCTCCCTGGTTTCCCTGCCcagtgttttctgtctgtctccctgggtgtgtgtgttatttgtgtATTTCAGTCCtcgttttgtctctctcccttctctctactTCCAATCACTCAGCTGTTGTCTATGGCGATCGCCCTGGCCACCCTGGTGGAAGTATGGTGTCAAAACAACCTATATAAAACTAGTGAAGCTTGTATCACTGGGCATTTGGATGGCCAGACAGGGAGTCTGCAGAATCTTCTGGGAAAGCTGCAGTGGTCTCAAGTTGCCAAGTAGCCTGTCTTGTTGATGTCTGGCAACCTGACTCAGCAGACACTGCAGTATGCATACCCTGCAACAGAGCATTTCCCTTTTCCAGACTAGGCACCCACCCCGTTATCTTACAATGTAGGGGACCTGTTCAGTCTATATAATGAGATATTTATGTATATAACTCCCCCCCACCAAAGAAAAATAAGGTATACCTTAATAAGGAAACAATCCATTAGCCTGTTAACATGCCAGCAGCTCCATTTTGTGTGTCAGATACTGTTTTAATTTAGCTGTTTGCTCTCGCCTGCCCTTGGAATCTAACCTGACTCAACAGATGGTTTAGTACATACACTTGCAAGTTGCCTTCAAAACTGTTTGGATAAGGGCAGGCACCTTATCCACCAAAAGAATACTCGGCCAGTAGATCCTCACAGGACGCTGACCAATCAATAACTCTGGTCATATATAGGTCATAGACAAATAAATAACTTGGAGCTTGGCAAGATGAATTCTCGGGTGGTTGTGATCTTGTGAATCCAACTGGAATAAAATGATACACCCCAGTCTACTTTTTTTCTTTGCTATCAAATTTCGTCATTGTTCGGGGCATTTTGGAGGCCACTGTCTGCgattctgtgtgtctctgattGTGCTGTGTCCCTCCCTTTTGTAAAGATCTGGCAGTATGGGGAGTGGGTTGACGTGGTGATTGATGACAGGCTGCCAGTGAGGGATGGAAAGCTGCTGTTCCTACATTCAGCAGAGGGGGCAGAGTTCTGGAGTGCCCTGCTGGAGAAGGCCTATGCCAAGTAAGATACATTATTATTCTGGACAGAGCATACAACAAACACAATAACTCCTTGTGTGTTTGCATTGGTATTATATTAGAACACTGTATTTTACTTACATTTTTACAGAAGTGGTCGATAAGCATATAAAATATGTGTGTAATCAAGTTTAATCGTGCACCATCGAATTGATAACTTTTCTGTGGCATGGTTGGCCAAAGCAGTGGTTATGAAAGGTGGCCGCACGTGTTTGCAAGTCGCAGTACCGGGGATCAAacctggagaaagagagtggtagAAGCAATACAGATGGACAATGATTCCTGTACCGTGTGTGTATTGATATGCGTATGTGTCAGGCTCAATGGCTGCTACGAGGCCCTGTCAGGTGGCAGCACGTCCGAGGGCTTTGAGGACTTCACCGGAGGCGTGACAGAGATGTTTGAGCTGAAGAAACCTCCACCGGAGCTGCACAGCATCATCTGTCGAGCGGTGGAGAGAGGCTCCTTGCTGGGCTGCTCCATTGACGTGAGATACAAAACATCCATTCTGCACACGCTCAGTTTGGGGGGGATGTCTGGAGGTTAGGCTTTGATGCTATTTCATTTTGTTGACTTGTTGGCTGCAGCCGCCATATCTTCTTTATGGTGTCTTACTCAACCCTAGTTACCACGCAAATGTctttaacacgcacacactcatatcAGTACACTAACACCACCTCACACACTTAGACAACAGAAACCTTATCAGAACATATTatattctgtctctccttttctgCTCAGATATCTGGCTTCTTTGAAATGGAGGCCATGACCTTCAAGAAGCTGGTCAAAGGCCATGCTTATTCTGTGACTGGGGTGGACGAGGTGAGCAGACATAGACATGACTGCATCCTAACATGCACCCTACAGCAACCTAATATGTACCCTACAGCAACCTAACTTGTACCCTACAGCAACCTAATATGTACCCTACAGCAACCTAACTTGTACCCTACAGCAACCTAATATGTACCCTACAGCATTCTAACATGTACCCTACAGCATTCTAACATGTACCCTACAGCAACCTAACATGTACGCTACAGCATTCTAACATGTACCCTGCACTCTAACTGCACCCTACCATCCTTACATGTATCCTACAGAGTTTTAACATTTACTATACATGTAAGCTGACAACCAGTGACTGTCCGTCGGCCAGGTAGAGTATCGGGGCAGTCCTGTCAAACTGCTACGCATCCGGAACCCttggggggaggtggagtggACCGGACCCTGGAGTGACAAGTGAGAGATGAGGAAGTTTAGGatctggggcagggagggtgaggagggtgttgAAGACTGTGTTTGAATATTTGTCCTTTTTTTAAtgattcttttcttttttttaaagaaaataatttGTGACTTTTTTGACTTTGTGTCTTTTTTCTGGATGGTTTCGTTTAGCTCGAAGGAGTGGTCAGGAGTGGAGCCCTCGGTCAGGAAGAGACTCTATAACCGCAGTGAGGATGGAGAGTTCTGGTGAGCCGAGCCTTCTGTTGCTTTTCAGTCACATTTTCATTTGACTGTGTTCCGTGGTGACGATGAAGAGCTGCATAACTCgtaacacacaaccacacacgacCACACATATAAACAGGTACATCTCAACCCCTCAAACAGGATGTCATTCAGTGACTTCCTGCGCGAGTTCAGTCGTCTGGAGATTTGCAACCTGACGGCGGACGCGCTGCAG
The genomic region above belongs to Hypomesus transpacificus isolate Combined female chromosome 20, fHypTra1, whole genome shotgun sequence and contains:
- the si:dkeyp-50d11.2 gene encoding calpain-1 catalytic subunit, with translation MEQVIERVFASGVAARLRSQWDRSEGLGQNDKALRFLSQDFESLRAQCLKSGCLFEDEAFPPQQSSLGFKELGPRSSKTQGVRWMRPTEFCSDPHFIVDGATRTDVCQGSLGDCWLLAAIASLTLNETLLHRVVPHGQSFHQQYAGIFHFQIWQYGEWVDVVIDDRLPVRDGKLLFLHSAEGAEFWSALLEKAYAKLNGCYEALSGGSTSEGFEDFTGGVTEMFELKKPPPELHSIICRAVERGSLLGCSIDISGFFEMEAMTFKKLVKGHAYSVTGVDEVEYRGSPVKLLRIRNPWGEVEWTGPWSDNSKEWSGVEPSVRKRLYNRSEDGEFWMSFSDFLREFSRLEICNLTADALQASQVKKWSAALYPGEWRRGSTAGGCRNYPATFWLNPQFKVALQEPDTEGQSGCSFLVALMQRDRRRQRREGKDMETIGFAVYEVPQECAGRVGVHLKRDFFLTHESRARSELFINLREVSSRFCLPAGEYIIVPSTFEPQKDGDFVLRVFSERPADSQELDDDIEADLPEEVELDESQIDAGFKDLFRKLAGPEMEITVSKLGTILNRIISKHKDLKTDGFAKEACRCMISLMDTTGSGTLGLTEFHVLWEKIKRYLIVFRKFDLDKSGTMSSYEMRMALEAAGFKLTNHLFQLIILRYAKDDMSVDFDNFVTCLIRLETMFKTFKEMDTDADGVVSFSFVQWISLTMFA